In one window of Dokdonia sp. PRO95 DNA:
- the gldC gene encoding gliding motility protein GldC, protein MARKEKSEIKIAIELDENRVPEKMAWTARDGGVANEEAKAMLLSLWDPNQKESVRIDLWTKDMPVDEMQQFFHQVLVGMTDSFRRATNDEKMADTMKDFTDYFAEHLNLTEK, encoded by the coding sequence ATGGCTAGAAAAGAAAAATCTGAAATAAAAATAGCAATCGAACTTGATGAGAATCGCGTTCCAGAAAAGATGGCGTGGACGGCTCGTGATGGAGGAGTAGCAAATGAGGAAGCAAAGGCAATGCTTTTGTCATTATGGGACCCAAACCAGAAGGAGAGTGTACGTATTGATTTGTGGACAAAAGATATGCCTGTAGATGAGATGCAGCAGTTTTTTCATCAGGTACTTGTAGGGATGACAGACTCATTTCGTCGTGCTACAAATGATGAGAAAATGGCAGACACCATGAAAGACTTTACAGATTACTTTGCAGAGCATCTTAACTTAACTGAGAAGTAA
- the yihA gene encoding ribosome biogenesis GTP-binding protein YihA/YsxC, which produces MKIKSASFVVSNSEVTKCPNTRIPEYAFIGRSNVGKSSLINMLTNRKSLAKTSGRPGKTQLINHFLINENWHLVDLPGYGYARVSKKDKKYFQKFITDYFEQREQMISAFVLVDCRHEPQKIDMEFMEYMGEKEIPFSIIFTKADKLRPQVLERNIEEYKRIMLEGVWWEFPNYFISSSTNGRGQDDILNYIEEINNNLEN; this is translated from the coding sequence ATGAAAATCAAGTCTGCCTCTTTTGTAGTAAGTAACTCCGAAGTCACAAAGTGTCCCAACACTCGCATCCCAGAATACGCCTTTATAGGCCGTTCTAATGTAGGAAAGTCTTCGCTTATTAACATGCTTACTAACCGTAAGAGTCTTGCCAAAACTTCTGGAAGACCTGGTAAAACGCAGCTTATTAATCACTTTTTAATAAACGAAAACTGGCACCTAGTAGATTTACCTGGCTATGGTTATGCTCGAGTTTCAAAAAAGGATAAGAAGTATTTCCAAAAATTCATTACAGACTATTTTGAGCAACGCGAGCAAATGATCTCTGCATTTGTGCTTGTAGATTGCCGCCACGAGCCTCAAAAAATAGATATGGAGTTTATGGAGTATATGGGTGAGAAGGAAATACCTTTTTCAATCATATTTACTAAGGCAGATAAGCTGCGACCACAAGTACTAGAACGTAATATAGAAGAATATAAACGTATTATGCTTGAGGGTGTATGGTGGGAGTTTCCTAACTACTTTATAAGTAGCTCAACAAATGGTAGAGGTCAAGACGATATATTAAACTACATAGAAGAGATTAACAATAATCTTGAAAATTAA
- a CDS encoding alpha/beta hydrolase: MKHDLITEGKFTYLEKGEGTPIIILHGLMGGLSNFDAVTSHFSENGYKVVIPELPVYTMPLVKTGVKSFAKYLDEFITMKGYKEVILLGNSMGGHVGLYHTKMSPEKVKALVITGSSGLYESAMGESYPKRGDYEYIKQKAQGVFYNPECATKEIVDEVYDTVNDRNKLLKTLAIAKSAIRHNMAQDLPEMNTPTCIIWGRQDGVTPPEVAEDFNKLLPDSDLFWIDECGHAAMMEKPNEFNDILLKWLKEREF, translated from the coding sequence ATGAAACACGACTTAATAACCGAAGGGAAATTTACTTATCTAGAAAAAGGCGAAGGAACACCAATTATCATTTTACATGGTTTAATGGGAGGCTTGAGTAATTTTGATGCAGTAACTTCTCATTTTTCGGAAAATGGGTATAAGGTGGTTATACCTGAACTTCCAGTGTACACAATGCCGCTTGTTAAAACAGGTGTAAAATCATTTGCAAAGTACCTTGATGAATTTATCACCATGAAGGGCTACAAAGAAGTAATTCTTCTAGGTAATTCTATGGGTGGTCATGTGGGGCTTTATCACACAAAAATGTCTCCAGAAAAAGTAAAAGCTCTTGTAATCACAGGAAGCTCTGGACTTTACGAAAGTGCAATGGGAGAAAGCTACCCTAAGCGCGGTGATTATGAATACATCAAACAGAAGGCTCAAGGTGTTTTTTACAACCCAGAGTGTGCTACTAAGGAAATTGTAGACGAGGTGTACGACACTGTAAACGATCGTAACAAATTACTCAAAACACTTGCGATTGCAAAAAGCGCTATACGTCACAACATGGCGCAAGACCTTCCAGAAATGAATACACCTACTTGTATTATCTGGGGACGTCAAGATGGAGTCACTCCGCCAGAGGTTGCTGAGGATTTTAATAAACTCCTTCCAGACTCAGATCTTTTCTGGATAGATGAGTGTGGTCACGCAGCAATGATGGAAAAGCCCAACGAGTTTAACGACATACTCCTTAAGTGGCTTAAAGAAAGAGAATTTTAA
- the mraZ gene encoding division/cell wall cluster transcriptional repressor MraZ, whose translation MINLIGTYECKIDAKGRLMLPQAFKKQLAPVLQDGFVLKRAVFQKCLELYPIAEWNVLSAKVNKLNRFNKKNDEFIRRFNAGVKPVEVDGTGRVLVSKDLGSFAKLEKSIVVNAAFNILEIWDKDLYEKAIDEAAVDFADLAEEVMGDSDIPDGLS comes from the coding sequence GTGATTAATCTCATTGGAACATATGAATGTAAAATAGACGCTAAGGGTCGACTCATGTTGCCTCAAGCGTTTAAAAAGCAGCTGGCGCCTGTCCTTCAGGATGGTTTTGTGCTTAAGCGTGCTGTGTTTCAAAAATGTCTTGAGTTGTATCCTATTGCAGAGTGGAATGTGCTGAGTGCAAAAGTGAATAAGCTTAATCGTTTTAATAAGAAGAATGATGAGTTTATACGTCGTTTCAATGCAGGTGTTAAGCCAGTGGAGGTTGATGGAACGGGTAGAGTTTTAGTATCAAAAGATTTAGGAAGTTTTGCAAAACTTGAGAAGTCGATTGTGGTTAATGCTGCTTTCAACATACTTGAGATTTGGGATAAAGATTTATATGAAAAAGCCATTGACGAGGCAGCGGTAGATTTTGCAGATCTTGCTGAGGAGGTGATGGGAGATAGCGATATACCAGATGGATTATCATAA
- the rsmH gene encoding 16S rRNA (cytosine(1402)-N(4))-methyltransferase RsmH: MDYHNPVLLKETVGGLNIKPDGIYVDVTFGGGGHSREIMSRLGPEGKLYGFDQDVDAQQNVIEDERFTLIPENFRYIKRFMRFHGVKKVDGILGDFGVSSHQFDVAERGFSTRFESDLDMRMNQNDTLSAYNVINDYAEEDLRQVFWQYGELRNAPKLASTIVHERNSQFIKTSEHLKKVLAPFLPKHREHKILAQIYQAIRIEVNQEIEVLKEFLLQTEQLLEPGGRISLISYHSLEDRLVKRYIRNGMFEGEPEKDMYGNFEVPFKKVGKLIIPDSNEIKSNNRARSAKLRIAEKL, translated from the coding sequence ATGGATTATCATAACCCAGTATTATTAAAAGAGACGGTAGGTGGTCTCAATATCAAGCCAGATGGCATCTATGTAGATGTCACTTTTGGTGGTGGTGGTCATTCTCGTGAAATCATGAGCAGGTTAGGTCCTGAGGGAAAGCTATATGGTTTTGATCAAGATGTAGATGCTCAACAAAATGTTATTGAGGATGAGCGATTCACGCTTATCCCAGAAAACTTTAGATACATCAAGCGATTTATGCGCTTTCATGGTGTGAAAAAAGTAGATGGCATCCTTGGTGATTTTGGCGTGAGTTCACATCAATTTGATGTTGCAGAGCGTGGTTTTTCTACTCGTTTTGAGAGTGATCTCGATATGAGAATGAATCAGAATGATACGTTATCTGCTTATAATGTCATTAATGATTATGCAGAGGAAGATTTAAGACAAGTGTTCTGGCAGTATGGAGAGCTTCGTAATGCTCCTAAGCTGGCTAGTACTATAGTGCATGAGCGCAATAGTCAGTTTATAAAGACTAGTGAGCATCTTAAAAAGGTGTTAGCTCCTTTTTTGCCTAAGCATAGAGAGCATAAAATACTTGCTCAGATTTATCAAGCAATACGCATAGAGGTTAATCAAGAGATAGAGGTTCTTAAAGAATTTTTACTTCAGACAGAGCAGCTCCTTGAGCCGGGTGGTAGAATAAGTCTTATAAGTTATCACTCACTTGAAGACCGTCTAGTGAAGAGATATATAAGAAATGGAATGTTTGAGGGAGAGCCAGAAAAAGATATGTATGGCAATTTTGAAGTTCCTTTTAAGAAAGTAGGGAAGCTCATTATTCCAGACAGCAATGAGATAAAGTCAAACAACAGAGCGCGTAGTGCAAAGTTGAGAATCGCTGAAAAACTTTAA
- a CDS encoding FtsL-like putative cell division protein: MSKFNNILKGKFLVDEDAFKNWRMIIFISALALIMIASSHRADEKVYEIARLKEEVAELRSEAVDSRVNLWKLKTNSSVAKALESRGIKPSNVPPKKIKVTTQETD, encoded by the coding sequence GTGAGCAAGTTTAATAATATACTCAAGGGTAAATTTCTAGTAGATGAGGATGCCTTTAAAAACTGGAGGATGATCATCTTTATTTCTGCACTCGCATTAATCATGATTGCTAGTTCGCACAGAGCAGATGAGAAGGTCTATGAGATTGCAAGGTTAAAAGAAGAAGTAGCTGAGCTGAGAAGTGAAGCGGTAGACAGCCGAGTAAATCTCTGGAAGTTAAAAACAAATAGTAGTGTGGCAAAAGCATTAGAGTCAAGGGGAATTAAACCATCTAATGTGCCGCCAAAAAAGATAAAAGTAACAACACAAGAAACAGATTAA
- a CDS encoding penicillin-binding protein, with the protein MATTEKHILNRLYFVAGCMFLLAIIIAYKLIAIQVFQGAKYRELATTSTEKMVTIPATRGNLYAEDGSLLATSQIKYDIRWDAVAPSNENFNENIVGLSKGLSQVLGKPQSYYENRLRKARSTKNRYLFIARKLGYAEYVKIKSLPLFNKGQFRGGIIIEEHTEREHPLEKMAERTVGYERQDDSGYYTRVGLEGAYGYYLRGKEGRRLKQKIAKGEWKPLGVGNVIEPRDGYDVISTIDVNIQDVAHNALLASLEKYQADHGCVVVMETKTGEIKAISNLGRTKEGKYYERLNYAVGEAHEPGSTFKLMSMVAALEDKVIDSSTVFDTENGRVKFYDRTAIDSKRGGYGKITAAKAFELSSNTAFAKMINDNYASDPEKFVKRLFNMGLNDQLGLEIKGEGKPNFPYPGDKNWYGTTLPWMAFGYGIELTPLQTLTFYNAIANDGEMVKPRFIKEVKEWDQTIESFDKEVINSRIASQATINVVKEMMKKTVERGTARNIYSEEFSMAGKTGTCQTEYWIEAGRYISSFAGYFPADEPKYSCIVVVNKPKKSIGFYGNVVAAPVFKEIAQKIYTDTPVIDEVNLPTENSKIIEGDYQRYYANVNKAHSKMPNVKGMPGMDAIALLENLGLKVNFRGSGKVKSQSVKAGDKIEKNKTITLQLS; encoded by the coding sequence GTGGCAACCACAGAGAAGCACATATTAAACCGCCTTTATTTCGTCGCTGGATGTATGTTCCTCCTAGCGATCATAATCGCATATAAGCTTATTGCGATTCAGGTGTTTCAGGGTGCAAAGTATCGTGAGCTTGCTACTACTAGCACAGAGAAGATGGTAACCATCCCAGCTACTCGCGGTAACCTTTATGCAGAAGATGGTAGTCTTCTCGCGACCTCACAAATCAAGTACGATATACGATGGGATGCAGTAGCACCATCTAATGAAAATTTTAACGAGAATATAGTTGGTCTTTCTAAGGGGCTCTCTCAAGTGCTCGGTAAGCCTCAATCATATTATGAAAATAGATTGCGCAAAGCGCGTAGTACAAAAAATCGCTACTTGTTTATAGCCCGTAAACTAGGTTATGCAGAGTATGTGAAGATTAAATCACTTCCATTATTCAATAAAGGCCAATTTAGAGGTGGTATCATTATCGAGGAGCATACAGAGCGTGAGCATCCGCTTGAGAAAATGGCAGAACGCACCGTGGGTTATGAGCGTCAGGATGATAGTGGTTATTATACACGAGTAGGTCTTGAGGGTGCATACGGATATTACTTACGTGGTAAAGAAGGACGCCGTCTCAAGCAAAAGATTGCAAAGGGAGAATGGAAACCTCTTGGGGTGGGTAATGTTATTGAACCACGAGATGGTTATGATGTAATCTCAACCATAGATGTAAATATTCAAGACGTTGCACACAACGCCTTGCTTGCTAGTCTTGAAAAATACCAAGCAGACCACGGTTGTGTGGTTGTTATGGAGACTAAGACGGGCGAGATTAAAGCAATATCAAATTTAGGTCGTACTAAGGAAGGGAAATATTACGAGCGTCTCAATTATGCAGTAGGAGAAGCACATGAGCCGGGTTCTACATTTAAGTTAATGTCTATGGTTGCTGCGCTTGAAGATAAGGTGATTGACTCAAGTACGGTGTTTGATACAGAAAATGGTCGTGTGAAATTCTATGACCGAACGGCGATAGATTCTAAAAGAGGTGGTTATGGTAAAATAACAGCTGCAAAGGCATTTGAGCTGAGTAGTAATACCGCTTTCGCGAAAATGATAAACGATAACTATGCCTCAGATCCAGAAAAGTTTGTAAAACGACTTTTTAATATGGGGCTCAACGATCAATTAGGACTTGAAATTAAAGGAGAAGGAAAACCGAACTTTCCTTACCCAGGCGATAAAAACTGGTATGGAACTACCTTGCCTTGGATGGCTTTTGGATATGGAATAGAGTTAACGCCATTACAAACGCTCACATTTTATAATGCTATTGCAAATGATGGTGAGATGGTAAAACCTCGTTTTATTAAAGAGGTGAAGGAGTGGGATCAAACCATTGAGTCTTTTGATAAAGAGGTGATTAATTCTCGTATCGCTTCTCAAGCTACTATAAACGTAGTAAAGGAGATGATGAAGAAAACAGTAGAGCGAGGTACAGCGAGAAATATTTATAGTGAAGAATTTTCAATGGCGGGTAAGACGGGTACTTGTCAGACTGAGTATTGGATAGAAGCAGGAAGATATATTTCATCATTTGCGGGTTATTTTCCAGCAGATGAGCCTAAGTATTCTTGTATTGTAGTGGTTAATAAACCTAAAAAATCTATAGGGTTTTATGGAAATGTTGTTGCAGCTCCGGTGTTTAAGGAAATTGCACAGAAAATTTATACAGATACTCCTGTAATTGATGAGGTGAATTTACCCACGGAGAATTCAAAGATTATTGAGGGGGATTATCAGAGGTATTATGCAAATGTCAATAAAGCACATAGCAAGATGCCTAATGTAAAAGGAATGCCTGGAATGGATGCGATTGCATTGCTAGAAAACCTAGGCTTAAAAGTAAATTTTCGCGGAAGCGGGAAAGTGAAAAGTCAGTCTGTAAAAGCTGGTGATAAAATAGAGAAGAATAAAACAATCACGCTACAATTATCTTGA
- a CDS encoding UDP-N-acetylmuramoyl-L-alanyl-D-glutamate--2,6-diaminopimelate ligase, giving the protein MILLKDILYKVTLESVVGNTAVAITNIHFDSRQVSLNDVFVAVRGTQSDGHEYIAKAVNQGALAIICEELPEKTVNGITYVKVADTSSALATIASNFYGNPSANLKLIGITGTNGKTTIASLLYQLFQKAGYKTGLLSTVKILVDKTEYKATHTTPDSLTINKYLAEMSEAGVEYCFMEVSSHGIHQKRTEGLHFEGGIFTNLSHDHLDYHDTFAEYRDVKKKFFDELPKTAFALVNNDDKNGPIMVQNTKAKKVTYALKSYADYRAQILENQLSGLLLKIQDQEVWVKLIGSFNAYNLLAIFATAELLGLDQMEALQLLSELESVSGRFQYFISEGNVTAIVDYAHTPDALKNVLETINDIRTKNEELITVVGAGGDRDTTKRPKMGHIASALSTKAIITSDNPRTEKPETIIEQVEAGVEPINYKKILSITDRKQAIKTACQLANPGDIILIAGKGHETYQEIMGERFDFDDYKIVQETLKQLNK; this is encoded by the coding sequence TTGATACTACTTAAAGACATATTATATAAGGTAACACTAGAGTCTGTAGTGGGTAACACTGCTGTTGCAATTACTAATATTCATTTTGACTCACGTCAAGTGTCTCTCAACGATGTGTTTGTCGCTGTGCGCGGTACGCAAAGTGATGGGCATGAATATATAGCAAAAGCTGTAAATCAAGGCGCGCTTGCAATCATTTGTGAGGAGCTTCCAGAAAAAACGGTAAACGGAATAACCTATGTGAAAGTCGCAGATACTTCTAGCGCACTTGCTACAATTGCTTCTAATTTTTATGGAAATCCTTCGGCTAACTTAAAGCTTATTGGTATTACGGGAACTAATGGTAAGACTACTATCGCTAGTTTGTTATACCAGCTGTTTCAAAAGGCAGGTTATAAGACAGGACTGCTATCTACGGTAAAGATTTTAGTAGATAAGACCGAGTATAAAGCGACGCATACCACTCCTGATAGTTTGACAATAAATAAGTATCTCGCAGAGATGTCTGAGGCTGGTGTAGAGTATTGTTTTATGGAGGTGAGCTCGCATGGGATTCATCAAAAACGTACAGAAGGTTTGCATTTTGAGGGAGGGATTTTTACAAACCTATCTCACGATCATCTAGATTACCACGACACCTTTGCAGAGTATAGAGATGTTAAGAAAAAGTTTTTTGATGAGTTACCTAAAACGGCTTTTGCGCTCGTAAATAACGATGATAAAAATGGACCTATTATGGTTCAGAACACAAAAGCAAAAAAAGTAACCTACGCTTTAAAATCATATGCAGATTATAGAGCGCAAATTCTAGAAAATCAATTATCGGGATTATTACTTAAAATTCAAGATCAAGAAGTTTGGGTGAAGCTTATTGGTTCGTTTAACGCATATAACCTCTTAGCCATTTTTGCAACAGCAGAATTGTTGGGGCTAGATCAAATGGAAGCATTACAGCTTTTAAGCGAGCTAGAGAGTGTGTCTGGACGTTTTCAATATTTCATTTCTGAGGGTAATGTGACTGCAATAGTAGATTATGCACATACACCTGATGCTCTTAAAAATGTGCTAGAAACCATAAATGATATCCGTACTAAAAATGAAGAGCTTATTACGGTTGTAGGAGCTGGTGGAGATAGAGATACTACAAAGCGTCCTAAAATGGGGCATATTGCAAGTGCACTTAGTACAAAGGCAATTATCACTAGTGACAATCCACGTACAGAGAAACCAGAAACAATTATAGAGCAAGTAGAAGCAGGTGTTGAGCCTATTAACTACAAAAAAATCTTATCTATCACAGATAGAAAGCAAGCTATAAAAACAGCTTGCCAACTTGCAAATCCAGGAGATATAATTCTAATCGCGGGTAAAGGTCATGAGACTTACCAAGAGATAATGGGAGAGCGATTTGATTTTGACGATTATAAAATAGTACAAGAAACCCTTAAACAACTTAATAAGTAA
- the mraY gene encoding phospho-N-acetylmuramoyl-pentapeptide-transferase → MLYHLFQWLDEAYNLPGAGLFQFSTFRAALAVLISLGLSTIYGERIIKLLQRKQMGEQIRDLGLEGQAEKAGTPTMGGLIIIGATLIPVLLLGDLQNVYILLLIVTTVWMGIIGFLDDYKKKMQKNKDGLAGKYKVVGQVGLGIIVGATMFFHSDITIREEIKQTAGTEKVEITTVRGDAKFDEAHKSLKTTIPFVKDNELNYETILTSINEDWKGYAWIIFIPIVIFIITAVSNGANLTDGIDGLAAGTSAIIVLTLGIFAFISGNIIFSDYLNVMYIPGTGEMLIFIAAFVGALIGFLWYNAYPAQVFMGDTGSLTIGGIIAVLAIATRKEWLIPILCGIFLMENLSVVLQVGYFKYTKKKFGEGRRIFLMSPLHHHYQKKGIHESKIVSRFWIVGILLAVLSIITLKIR, encoded by the coding sequence ATGCTGTATCATCTTTTTCAATGGTTAGACGAAGCTTACAACTTGCCAGGAGCAGGGTTGTTTCAGTTCAGTACGTTTCGTGCTGCACTTGCGGTGTTGATATCGTTAGGACTTTCTACTATTTATGGAGAGCGCATTATTAAGCTCCTGCAGCGCAAGCAAATGGGAGAGCAAATAAGAGATCTAGGTCTAGAGGGACAAGCAGAAAAAGCAGGAACTCCTACTATGGGTGGTCTTATTATCATAGGCGCTACTCTTATTCCTGTGTTGCTATTAGGTGACTTGCAAAACGTTTATATCCTTCTTCTTATCGTTACGACGGTGTGGATGGGAATCATAGGCTTCTTAGATGATTATAAGAAGAAAATGCAAAAAAATAAAGATGGCCTTGCTGGTAAATATAAGGTAGTTGGTCAAGTGGGATTAGGAATTATCGTGGGGGCAACAATGTTCTTCCATAGTGATATTACCATACGAGAAGAGATTAAGCAAACTGCTGGTACAGAAAAAGTTGAAATTACTACTGTAAGAGGAGATGCAAAATTTGATGAAGCACATAAAAGCTTAAAAACTACCATACCATTTGTAAAGGATAACGAGCTCAATTATGAAACAATCCTTACAAGCATAAACGAAGATTGGAAAGGATATGCGTGGATCATATTTATACCTATTGTAATCTTTATAATCACAGCGGTGTCTAATGGTGCAAACCTCACTGATGGTATTGATGGCCTGGCAGCAGGAACAAGTGCAATTATTGTGCTCACCCTGGGGATTTTTGCATTTATATCTGGTAACATCATTTTTAGTGATTACCTCAATGTGATGTACATCCCAGGTACTGGCGAGATGCTCATATTTATTGCTGCATTTGTAGGAGCGCTTATTGGATTCTTATGGTATAATGCTTATCCAGCGCAAGTTTTTATGGGAGACACAGGTAGTCTTACTATAGGAGGAATTATTGCTGTGCTTGCTATTGCAACTAGAAAAGAATGGCTCATCCCAATACTGTGCGGAATTTTCTTAATGGAGAATCTTTCGGTGGTATTACAGGTGGGATATTTTAAATACACAAAGAAGAAATTTGGGGAAGGTAGACGCATCTTTTTGATGTCTCCTTTGCACCATCATTATCAAAAGAAAGGTATTCACGAGAGTAAAATTGTTTCCCGCTTTTGGATTGTAGGGATTTTACTAGCGGTACTTTCTATCATAACATTAAAAATTAGATAA
- the murD gene encoding UDP-N-acetylmuramoyl-L-alanine--D-glutamate ligase, producing MKKRLVILGAGESGVGTAILGKAKGYDVFLSDFGKIKNHYKEILIAEDFAWEEEGHTEALILNADVVMKSPGIPDKAPIVQKLIEKRVPVISEIEFASRYTDATIVGITGSNGKTTTTMLTGFILEQAGINLGVAGNIGDSYAKMVAQKEIDTYVLEISSFQLDGIADFAPHIAVVLNVTPDHLDRYDYKFENYIASKFRIAMNQKETDYLIYDADDPVSVDWLKKHPVKSKLLPFSLDKEFENGAFIKDNNLTVQLDNNTFTMATNNLALKGQHNKKNAMAASTVANLLNIRKSTIRESLEGFQGVEHRLEQVLKINNVQYINDSKATNVNATFYALDSMSEPTVWIVGGVDKGNDYRDLYPLVNEKVKAIICLGVDNAKLMSHFGNMVDVIVETPSMTEAVKIAYKVSERGDNVLLSPACASFDLFDNYEDRGRQFKEAVRNL from the coding sequence ATGAAGAAACGATTAGTCATATTAGGAGCTGGAGAATCTGGCGTAGGTACTGCCATTTTAGGTAAGGCCAAAGGCTATGACGTGTTCTTGTCTGATTTTGGGAAGATAAAGAATCACTACAAAGAGATACTCATTGCTGAGGATTTTGCTTGGGAAGAAGAAGGTCATACAGAAGCACTTATTCTCAATGCAGATGTAGTGATGAAGAGCCCTGGAATACCAGATAAAGCACCTATTGTGCAAAAGCTGATAGAAAAACGAGTGCCTGTAATCTCTGAGATAGAATTTGCTTCTCGATATACAGACGCTACAATTGTAGGTATTACTGGAAGTAACGGGAAAACCACAACTACCATGCTCACTGGGTTTATTCTAGAGCAAGCGGGAATCAATCTAGGTGTAGCCGGAAACATAGGTGACAGCTATGCAAAGATGGTGGCACAGAAAGAGATTGATACGTATGTGCTAGAAATAAGCAGTTTCCAGCTAGATGGAATAGCAGATTTTGCACCACATATCGCGGTAGTTTTAAATGTGACACCAGATCATTTAGATCGATATGATTATAAGTTTGAAAATTACATTGCTTCAAAATTTAGAATAGCAATGAACCAAAAAGAAACAGATTATCTCATCTACGATGCAGATGATCCTGTGAGTGTAGACTGGCTCAAAAAACATCCAGTCAAATCAAAATTATTGCCTTTTTCACTTGATAAAGAATTTGAAAATGGCGCTTTTATAAAAGACAATAACCTAACAGTACAACTAGATAATAACACCTTTACCATGGCTACAAATAATCTCGCTTTAAAAGGGCAACACAATAAGAAAAATGCAATGGCTGCCTCAACTGTAGCAAATCTATTAAATATTCGTAAGTCTACTATTCGTGAGAGTCTAGAAGGTTTTCAGGGTGTTGAGCATAGATTAGAGCAAGTGCTTAAAATCAATAATGTACAATACATTAATGATAGTAAGGCTACTAATGTAAACGCAACATTTTATGCTTTAGATAGTATGAGTGAACCTACTGTTTGGATTGTAGGTGGTGTAGATAAGGGTAATGATTACCGTGATTTATATCCACTCGTAAATGAGAAGGTAAAAGCTATTATCTGTCTAGGTGTTGATAATGCAAAATTGATGAGCCATTTTGGTAATATGGTTGACGTTATTGTTGAGACACCGTCTATGACCGAGGCAGTAAAAATTGCTTATAAAGTGTCTGAGCGTGGAGATAATGTATTGCTTTCTCCTGCTTGTGCAAGTTTTGACTTATTTGATAATTATGAAGATCGCGGCCGCCAGTTTAAGGAAGCTGTGCGTAATCTTTAA